Proteins encoded within one genomic window of Rhinolophus sinicus isolate RSC01 linkage group LG14, ASM3656204v1, whole genome shotgun sequence:
- the S100A16 gene encoding protein S100-A16, translating into MEDSYTELERAVVILVENFYKYVSKHSLVKNKISKSSFRKMLQKELNHMLTDTGNRKAADKLIQNLDANHDGRISFDEYWTLIGGITSPIANLIRQQEQQSGS; encoded by the exons ATGGAGGACAGCTACACGGAGCTGGAGAGGGCGGTCGTGATCCTGGTGGAAAACTTCTACAAATACGTGTCTAAGCACAGCCTGGTCAAGAACAAGATCAGTAAGAGCAGCTTCCGAAAGATGCTTCAGAAAGAGCTCAACCACATGCTGACG GACACCGGGAACCGCAAGGCTGCTGACAAGCTCATCCAGAACCTGGACGCCAACCACGACGGCCGTATCAGCTTCGACGAGTACTGGACCTTAATAGGCGGCATTACCAGCCCCATCGCCAACCTCATCCGCCAGCAGGAGCAGCAGAGCGGCAGCTAG
- the S100A14 gene encoding protein S100-A14: protein MGQCRSANAEDAQEFSDVERAIETLIKNFHQYSVEGGKETLTPSELRDLVTQQLPHLMPSNCGLEERIANLGNCEDSTLQFGSFWELIGEAAKSVKLECPTRGS, encoded by the exons ATGGGACAGTGTCGGTCAGCCAATGCCGAG GATGCCCAGGAGTTCAGTGACGTGGAGAGGGCCATTGAGACCCTCATCAAGAACTTCCACCAGTACTcggtggagggagggaaggagacgcTGACCCCCTCCGAGCTACGGGACCTGGTCACCCAGCAGCTGCCCCACCTCATGCCG AGCAACTGTGGGCTGGAAGAGAGAATTGCCAACCTGGGCAACTGCGAGGACTCTACACTGCAGTTTGGGAGCTTCTGGGAGCTGATTGGAGAAGCAGCCAAGAGCGTGAAGCTGGAGTGCCCCACCCGGGGGAGCTGA
- the S100A13 gene encoding protein S100-A13 isoform X1 has translation MAAEPLTELETAIETVVTTFFTFAGREGRKGSLSVNEFKELATQQLPHLLKDVGSLDEKMKSLDVNQDSELKFSEYWRLIGELAKEIRKEKAHEIRKK, from the exons ATGGCAGCAGAGCCACTGACTGAGCTGGAGACGGCCATCGAGACAGTGGTCACCACCTTCTTCACCTTTGCAGGACGGGAGGGCCGTAAGGGCAGCCTCAGCGTCAATGAGTTTAAGGAACTGGCCACTCAACAGTTGCCTCACCTGCTCAAG GATGTGGGCTCCTTAGATGAAAAGATGAAGAGCTTGGATGTGAATCAGGACTCAGAGCTCAAGTTCAGCGAGTACTGGAGACTGATTGGGGAGCTGGCCAAGGAGATCAGGAAAGAGAAGGCCCACGAAATCCGGAAGAAATAA
- the S100A13 gene encoding protein S100-A13 isoform X2 has protein sequence MNTPFPTCTESAGEDISSTLMAAEPLTELETAIETVVTTFFTFAGREGRKGSLSVNEFKELATQQLPHLLKDVGSLDEKMKSLDVNQDSELKFSEYWRLIGELAKEIRKEKAHEIRKK, from the exons ATGAACACTCCTTTCCCCACCTGCACTGAG TCAGCCGGTGAGGACATCAGCTCCACCCTAATGGCAGCAGAGCCACTGACTGAGCTGGAGACGGCCATCGAGACAGTGGTCACCACCTTCTTCACCTTTGCAGGACGGGAGGGCCGTAAGGGCAGCCTCAGCGTCAATGAGTTTAAGGAACTGGCCACTCAACAGTTGCCTCACCTGCTCAAG GATGTGGGCTCCTTAGATGAAAAGATGAAGAGCTTGGATGTGAATCAGGACTCAGAGCTCAAGTTCAGCGAGTACTGGAGACTGATTGGGGAGCTGGCCAAGGAGATCAGGAAAGAGAAGGCCCACGAAATCCGGAAGAAATAA
- the S100A1 gene encoding protein S100-A1, producing MGSELETAMETLINVFHTHSGKEGDKYKLSKKELKELLQTELSGFLDAQKDADAVDKVMKELDENGDGEVDFQEYVVLVAALTVACNNFFWENS from the exons ATGGGGTCTGAGCTGGAGACGGCGATGGAGACTCTCATCAACGTGTTCCACACCCACTCGGGCAAGGAAGGGGACAAGTATAAGCTGAGCAAGAAGGAGCTGAAGGAGCTGCTGCAGACGGAACTCTCCGGCTTCCTGGAT GCCCAGAAGGACGCGGACGCGGTGGACAAGGTGATGAAGGAGCTGGATGAGAACGGAGACGGGGAGGTGGACTTCCAGGAGTACGTGGTGCTGGTGGCTGCCCTCACGGTGGCCTGTAACAACTTCTTCTGGGAGAACAGCTGA